In Maridesulfovibrio sp., a single genomic region encodes these proteins:
- a CDS encoding AAA family ATPase, with product MYLEFFGLTEKPFNILPDPDFFYLSQWHQQALTHIEYGLMNGDSLILLTGDAGTGKTSLIYKLVQDRSEDTIVGVIFNSAVGGDHIVEMILTELEVELPEKSTPASCLDALHQFLLDVYSKGEKKVLLIMDEAQNLSDDALEQLRMISNLQAGKENLISILMVGQSGFRSRLRKARYSQIVQRIVVSAHLSRLRDQEVTEYIHYRLRQGGAADPQSILTDEAVGAVNSFSYGIPRNINVICEGALIYGFADDIRPVTAEVVETFARERIDEGLLTVPESSCDIAEEAQSQYIKELEMRIASLEASMGIVKRTLVKIIKAVKRNNGKG from the coding sequence ATGTATCTAGAATTTTTCGGATTAACGGAAAAGCCTTTCAATATCCTGCCGGACCCGGATTTTTTCTACCTAAGCCAATGGCATCAGCAGGCTCTTACTCATATTGAATACGGGCTCATGAACGGTGACAGCCTCATTCTGCTTACCGGGGATGCCGGAACGGGAAAGACTTCTCTCATCTACAAGCTGGTGCAGGACCGCAGCGAGGATACTATTGTCGGGGTTATTTTCAATAGCGCAGTGGGCGGAGACCATATTGTTGAAATGATCCTTACCGAGCTTGAGGTGGAACTGCCGGAAAAATCCACTCCTGCCTCCTGTCTGGATGCGTTGCATCAGTTTCTGCTTGATGTTTATTCCAAGGGAGAAAAAAAGGTTCTGTTGATTATGGATGAAGCGCAGAACCTGAGCGATGATGCCCTGGAGCAGTTGCGTATGATTTCGAATCTGCAGGCCGGCAAGGAAAATCTTATTTCAATACTGATGGTCGGCCAGTCCGGATTCAGATCCAGACTGCGGAAAGCCCGCTACAGCCAGATTGTGCAGAGGATTGTTGTCAGTGCGCATCTTTCAAGGCTGCGGGATCAGGAAGTCACCGAGTACATTCATTACCGGCTGCGGCAGGGCGGTGCTGCAGACCCGCAGAGCATTTTAACAGATGAGGCCGTCGGGGCAGTCAATTCTTTTTCTTACGGTATTCCGCGCAACATCAATGTGATCTGTGAAGGTGCGTTGATTTATGGCTTTGCCGATGATATCCGGCCTGTGACAGCTGAGGTTGTAGAAACTTTTGCTCGTGAGCGAATAGATGAGGGCTTACTTACAGTCCCTGAATCATCCTGCGATATAGCCGAGGAAGCTCAATCGCAATATATAAAGGAACTGGAGATGCGGATTGCAAGCCTCGAAGCTTCCATGGGGATAGTCAAGCGCACGCTGGTCAAAATAATAAAGGCCGTTAAGCGGAACAACGGGAAAGGATAG